TGGGAGCGTGAGCAACAACTGCACCGCAAGAAGCGGAATCAGCAGGATCCTGATGGATGTTACGATGGGAAGCACTGCCGTGAGGCTATCACTCCATAAGTCGCGATCAAGCCGTGCGAGTCTTTCTCCGCGGATAGAGCGCTTTCACTAGATAGAGCCCGTGGGCAGGGGCCATCGCCGGAGTAGGCCATGGCCGCCCCTCGGCAAGACGTTTGAGAAAAACGTCCGGATCCTCTTTCTCCTGCGCGACCCGGATTATTCCTCCGACGATCATCCGGACCATTCGGTAGAGAAAGCCATCTCCTTCGAGTGTGATCGAGATCGAGGAGCCGCGCTCTTTTATGACGACCCGACTGATGGTCCGCACCGTGCTCTCAGGCAGCGATCCCGAGTCGGCGCAGAATCCCCGGAAGTCATGGGTTCCCTCGACGCTTCTCGCCAGATCCCTGATCAGAGAGCGGTCGAGTGAACCAAAGAGATGCCATGAGCGGTTGACGAGATGGGGTGGCAGCACGGGATCGTGCCAGATGTCGTACCTATAGATCTTCCCTCGGGTGGAGAAACGGGCATGAAAATCTTTGGGGGCCCGCGAGGCCTTCATGACACGGAGCTCCGGCGGCAGCGACGAATTCAAGGCCGCCACCCAGCGGTCTGGTTTTCCCATGCGGCCTATCCTCGTCACCTGCTCAGGCGTCAGCTCGAAATGGACCGTCTGCCCGAGTGCATGCACCCCCGCATCAGTTCTCCCGGAGGCATGCAGAATGACACGTTCTCCAACAATAACCCCAATCACTTTTTCCAATGTATCCTGGACCGTGCGTCCGTGCGTCTGGCTCTGAAATCCCCTGAAGGCGGTTCCATCGTAGGCAACCAGAAGACGCAGCTTCATTTGTTAGATTGCTACCTGCGAATCAAGCCAACTCTGCAGGATCTGGACAGCGGCCGCCTGGTCGATCACCTGGCGCTGGGCCCGGCTGTCCATCCCCGTCTCCTGCAGACTACGTGTGGCGGCGACGGTCGTGAGGCGCTCATCCCAGAGAATCACGCGGGCTGCGGTGAGCTGTTTGACGGCTTCGGCCAGGGCCCGGCTTTTCTCGGCAGCGGGGCCGTAGGTTCCGTTCATGTTGCGGGGAAGGCCGATCACGATGATGCCTGCTTCCTTGTCGAGCGCCGCGGCGGCGATCTCTGGCGCACCCGTGAGGCAGTCTCCTCCCTTCACCTTGATGGTGGAATAGGGATGGGCCATGAAGCCCATTTCGTCGCTCAGAGCCAGGCCGATGCGGACCGATCCGGGGTCAACGCCAAGTACGCGGGAAGTCGAAGTCACCTTCCCATGACATCGGAGTGCAGCCATGGAGGCAAGCCATGGGAAATCCAGTAAATCGCCGCCACATTGTCGCCTTATCGTCCTTTTATTGCCGATTCCGGATTGCGAACAGTAAAGAAGAGGAGTAGTGATTCATGATATGTCACAGCTTTCCCTCAATAAATTTTCGGAGAATCTCCCCGTAAGCGGGACAATCGGACTCACCCAGGCCGTGGCCGGCCTCGGTCTCGGCCTTCTTATCGCGGACAAGTTGTCGGGTGACACCCGTCGCCGAGCCGGCAGCGTTCTACTCGTAGCTGGGGCTCTGGCCCTGGCCCCGGTGATCGCCAGCGTCGTGACCCGTGTGAGGAATCGTCCCCACTCCACGCGCCGTGCCCAGCGTCACCTGGATTCGATCCGTGAGGATGTCGGATTTCACGACTCCGAACATCTCATTTAGTCAGATCGGTTCTGCGAATGCCTAAGAGAGGGCCGGTTCCGCGCCGCGTTGTGTTGGCCTCGGCATCGCCGCGGCGGCGCGATCTTCTGGAGGCCGCGGGATTCGAGGTCATCGTCCGTCCTGCTGGTGTCGAGGAACTGTCGGAAGGGCTTGCTCCGCGTTCCTTAGTCATTGCCAATGCGGAGATGAAAGCCCTTGAGCTTGCGACCACGACTTCCGGTGATGTGGTGCTTGGAGCCGATACGGTGGTGGTCCTCGACGGACAGATTCTCGGCAAGCCCCGTGACCTTGAAGATGCCGCAGGGATGCTTCGGCTGCTTGCCGGTAGAACCCATGAAGTCCTGACCGGCGTCTGCATGCTCCGTGGAGGGACGGTGGTGCGATGTAGCTTTGTCGAGTCGACCCTGGTTGCCTTTCGCCCTTTTGATGAGGCCATGATTGCTGACTATCTGAAGGATATTAATCCCCTCGATAAAGCTGGCTCCTATGCTGCCCAGGAAGATCGCGGTCGACTGATCGAGCGCATCGAGGGATCGATGGATAACGTGATCGGCCTTCCGGTAGCACGTGTCATCGAGGCGCTGGAACAGCACTTTGCCGAACCGCAAGCTGGGTAGAACGTGGCAAAAAGAACGAAGCTCGCTGGTTGCCAGCAGTGCCAGAGT
This DNA window, taken from Verrucomicrobiota bacterium, encodes the following:
- the ruvX gene encoding Holliday junction resolvase RuvX — encoded protein: MAALRCHGKVTSTSRVLGVDPGSVRIGLALSDEMGFMAHPYSTIKVKGGDCLTGAPEIAAAALDKEAGIIVIGLPRNMNGTYGPAAEKSRALAEAVKQLTAARVILWDERLTTVAATRSLQETGMDSRAQRQVIDQAAAVQILQSWLDSQVAI
- the truA gene encoding tRNA pseudouridine(38-40) synthase TruA → MKLRLLVAYDGTAFRGFQSQTHGRTVQDTLEKVIGVIVGERVILHASGRTDAGVHALGQTVHFELTPEQVTRIGRMGKPDRWVAALNSSLPPELRVMKASRAPKDFHARFSTRGKIYRYDIWHDPVLPPHLVNRSWHLFGSLDRSLIRDLARSVEGTHDFRGFCADSGSLPESTVRTISRVVIKERGSSISITLEGDGFLYRMVRMIVGGIIRVAQEKEDPDVFLKRLAEGRPWPTPAMAPAHGLYLVKALYPRRKTRTA
- a CDS encoding Maf family protein produces the protein MPKRGPVPRRVVLASASPRRRDLLEAAGFEVIVRPAGVEELSEGLAPRSLVIANAEMKALELATTTSGDVVLGADTVVVLDGQILGKPRDLEDAAGMLRLLAGRTHEVLTGVCMLRGGTVVRCSFVESTLVAFRPFDEAMIADYLKDINPLDKAGSYAAQEDRGRLIERIEGSMDNVIGLPVARVIEALEQHFAEPQAG